A genomic stretch from Terriglobus sp. RCC_193 includes:
- a CDS encoding sulfatase-like hydrolase/transferase, with protein MNRREFVGLSSAALAATQVQAAKASVPQPADNRPNFLFFIADDLMFRTINSINNPEVKTPNIDRLVRDGVHFTHCFHSGSWTGAVCIASRTMLNTGLSPFKAQKALVDNQSGMVPVWGQTLRNAGYRTFQTGKWHLDAVSLQRSFSDLKTTGPGYLDSTHDPKDPAHNMYLRPAPGNVWSPTDRTLKGHWLDEHLWLDGPEGQTKHSSEVYADSAIGFLNGQRGKQDKPFFMYVGFNAPHDPRQAPEEYQAMYPVDKIALPPNYLPEHPFDQGDFHTRDEQLAPFPRTELDVKTHRKEYYAIITHMDAQIGRVLDALDRSGQAKNTYVILTADHGLAVGEHGLMGKQNQYECSMRMPLIMRGPGIKAGTHVDEMVYQHSMYATTCELAGVPVPKHVEFPSLKPMVLGQSTAPLHDAMFGWLNVIQRSIRTKKHKLIFYVPIKRYQLFDLENDPWEMHDLIDNPQYASVKSDMIAKLKAEQQRLGDPLDIDAPPAVKAGNSY; from the coding sequence ATGAACAGACGTGAATTTGTTGGTCTCTCCTCTGCCGCTCTTGCCGCCACACAGGTGCAGGCCGCAAAGGCATCCGTTCCGCAACCTGCCGACAACCGGCCCAACTTCCTCTTCTTCATTGCGGACGACCTCATGTTCCGCACCATCAACTCCATCAATAACCCTGAGGTCAAAACCCCGAACATTGACCGCCTGGTTCGCGATGGCGTCCACTTCACCCACTGCTTCCACTCCGGTTCGTGGACGGGCGCGGTCTGTATTGCCAGCCGGACCATGTTGAACACCGGACTGTCCCCTTTCAAAGCGCAGAAGGCCCTGGTGGATAACCAGTCCGGCATGGTGCCTGTGTGGGGACAGACACTGCGCAATGCGGGCTATCGTACCTTTCAGACCGGCAAGTGGCACCTGGATGCGGTGTCGCTGCAGCGGTCGTTCTCTGACCTGAAGACAACCGGTCCCGGTTATCTGGATTCCACGCATGATCCGAAAGACCCGGCGCACAACATGTATCTGCGTCCGGCGCCCGGCAATGTCTGGAGCCCGACCGATCGCACCCTGAAGGGTCACTGGCTGGACGAGCACCTTTGGCTGGACGGGCCCGAAGGGCAGACCAAACATTCGTCCGAGGTGTACGCCGACTCTGCCATCGGCTTCCTCAATGGTCAGCGTGGAAAGCAGGACAAGCCGTTCTTTATGTACGTGGGCTTCAACGCGCCGCATGATCCCCGGCAGGCACCCGAGGAATATCAGGCGATGTATCCGGTGGATAAGATCGCGCTTCCGCCGAACTATCTGCCAGAGCACCCTTTCGATCAGGGCGACTTCCACACACGCGACGAGCAGCTTGCTCCCTTCCCGCGGACCGAACTCGACGTGAAGACGCATCGCAAGGAGTACTACGCCATCATCACGCACATGGATGCGCAGATTGGCCGCGTGCTGGATGCACTGGACAGGAGCGGACAGGCGAAGAACACCTATGTCATCCTCACTGCGGATCACGGTCTCGCCGTGGGCGAGCACGGACTGATGGGCAAGCAGAATCAGTACGAGTGCTCCATGCGTATGCCCTTGATCATGCGCGGCCCCGGCATCAAGGCCGGAACCCACGTAGACGAGATGGTCTACCAGCACAGCATGTACGCCACCACTTGCGAACTGGCGGGCGTCCCAGTTCCGAAGCATGTGGAGTTCCCCAGCCTGAAGCCGATGGTGCTGGGCCAATCCACCGCGCCGCTCCACGATGCGATGTTCGGGTGGCTGAACGTCATCCAGCGCTCCATCCGCACGAAGAAGCACAAGTTGATTTTCTATGTGCCCATTAAGCGCTATCAACTCTTCGACCTTGAGAACGATCCCTGGGAGATGCACGACCTCATCGATAACCCGCAGTACGCGTCGGTGAAGTCGGACATGATCGCAAAGCTCAAGGCTGAACAGCAACGCCTGGGCGATCCCCTGGACATTGATGCACCACCAGCCGTGAAAGCCGGCAACTCGTACTGA
- a CDS encoding TolC family protein, producing the protein MAQQVQPDSSRHLTLNEAIHQAQANEPAFAAAAAAEKSARIDGYLAKTAMLPSVVYHNQMLYTQPNGQSNQGGQVGAQASPVFIANNAVHEYTSQGVVNETIGLKQFADAQVATANAARATAELEIARRGLVATVVALYYTVTAARDKAKAQADAFAEAKAFTVVTQQREAAREVAHADVVKAQLQMQQKQRDLTDANVAADKVRLELGVLLFPDPRTPYSTDASTSQRNLPTREEVNLLATKNNPEMRSALAAMNAANASVKSAKAAYLPDLGLNFTYGIDAPQFAKRGPDDVRNLGYSISGTVDIPVWDWFSTQKRVKQSEIQRDAAKVGLTAAQRRLIATLEESYAEAAAARDQLDLLDQSVHTAEESLRLTKLRYAAGESTALEVVDAQNSYLAAVTAQSDGSVRFESALAALQVLTGNL; encoded by the coding sequence ATGGCTCAACAAGTGCAGCCAGACTCATCGCGTCATCTTACGTTGAACGAGGCCATCCATCAGGCGCAGGCGAATGAGCCAGCCTTCGCTGCGGCTGCAGCAGCGGAAAAATCCGCAAGGATCGATGGGTATTTGGCAAAGACAGCGATGCTGCCGTCTGTCGTTTATCACAATCAGATGCTCTATACGCAACCCAACGGTCAGTCGAACCAGGGGGGGCAGGTAGGGGCGCAGGCCTCGCCAGTCTTCATTGCGAATAATGCCGTGCACGAATACACCAGCCAGGGTGTTGTGAATGAAACGATTGGCCTGAAGCAGTTTGCCGATGCCCAGGTTGCCACAGCGAATGCTGCAAGAGCTACAGCGGAACTCGAAATTGCTCGTCGCGGTCTGGTTGCTACGGTGGTTGCGCTGTATTACACCGTTACGGCAGCAAGAGACAAAGCAAAGGCACAGGCCGATGCATTTGCGGAAGCGAAGGCATTCACTGTTGTGACGCAGCAACGAGAGGCCGCGCGTGAAGTGGCCCATGCCGATGTGGTGAAGGCGCAACTTCAAATGCAGCAGAAGCAGCGCGATCTAACCGATGCGAACGTGGCTGCGGACAAGGTTCGATTAGAGCTTGGCGTTCTGCTGTTTCCTGATCCGCGGACCCCTTACAGTACCGATGCATCGACATCGCAACGCAATCTTCCAACGCGGGAAGAAGTGAATCTACTGGCTACGAAGAATAATCCGGAGATGCGTAGCGCGCTCGCCGCCATGAATGCTGCAAACGCCAGTGTGAAATCAGCAAAGGCCGCATATCTGCCGGATCTTGGCCTGAACTTCACCTACGGTATTGACGCACCGCAATTTGCGAAACGTGGCCCTGACGATGTTCGCAATCTGGGTTATTCCATCAGTGGCACCGTCGATATTCCTGTGTGGGACTGGTTCTCCACGCAAAAGCGGGTTAAACAAAGTGAGATTCAACGTGACGCCGCAAAGGTGGGCCTGACGGCAGCACAGCGGCGTTTGATCGCCACGCTGGAAGAGAGCTATGCAGAAGCCGCTGCCGCGAGAGACCAGCTTGATCTGCTGGATCAAAGCGTACACACCGCTGAAGAAAGCCTGCGTCTCACCAAGCTTCGCTATGCGGCCGGAGAATCTACCGCACTTGAAGTGGTGGATGCGCAGAACTCTTATCTTGCAGCCGTAACCGCACAGTCCGACGGATCGGTTCGCTTTGAATCGGCACTTGCTGCACTTCAAGTACTTACAGGAAACCTCTAA
- a CDS encoding efflux RND transporter periplasmic adaptor subunit yields the protein MTKKLVSHMTPLKASLLTLSLLCVTTIAGCKKAEEGTAQSLVTVEAEHVERGDVSERIMADATLSPLAQAAISPKITAPVRTFYVQRGSQVKAGQLLAVLENRDLSAQALDNKGQYTAAQASYNMQTKAQVPEDYAKAELDVAQAQAQLHLQGEIVAARKKLLEQGAIAGRDYDTAVAALAQAQAAYDVARNHLTSLRNVSKEASLQQAQGQLSSAKGKLETSEAQVSYSQIHSPISGVVTDRPLFQGETANVGTTLITVMDTSSLLAKVHLSQIVAQRLSLGDEASVTIPGVDEAIKGKVTLISPALDPGSTTVEVWLKIRNDANKFKAGTPVRVSIMGRTAPNAVKVPLEAVITAEDAGKSVFTVGSDGTAHKVAVQLGINDGEDVQVTQGLSGSETVITKGAYGLSDGAKVKVGKPGTEGDDK from the coding sequence ATGACGAAAAAATTGGTTTCACATATGACACCGCTGAAGGCTTCGTTACTTACACTTTCGCTTCTATGCGTTACGACTATAGCTGGCTGCAAAAAAGCAGAAGAGGGTACAGCGCAATCGCTTGTGACGGTGGAAGCAGAACATGTCGAACGCGGCGATGTCTCTGAACGCATCATGGCGGACGCAACACTTTCTCCGTTGGCTCAGGCTGCAATCTCACCGAAGATCACCGCCCCTGTCCGCACCTTCTATGTGCAACGTGGATCGCAGGTGAAAGCGGGCCAACTGTTGGCGGTGTTGGAAAATCGCGACCTCTCGGCGCAAGCGCTGGACAACAAAGGTCAGTACACAGCTGCTCAGGCGTCGTACAACATGCAAACGAAGGCACAGGTTCCGGAGGACTATGCGAAGGCAGAATTGGATGTGGCGCAGGCTCAGGCGCAACTTCATCTGCAAGGCGAAATCGTTGCTGCGCGGAAGAAGTTATTAGAGCAAGGTGCCATTGCAGGCCGTGATTACGATACGGCGGTAGCGGCTCTGGCCCAGGCGCAGGCTGCATACGATGTGGCGCGCAACCATCTCACATCTCTCAGGAACGTCAGTAAAGAAGCATCGCTGCAGCAGGCCCAGGGGCAGTTATCTTCAGCAAAAGGCAAGCTCGAGACTTCTGAAGCCCAGGTGTCGTATTCGCAAATTCATAGTCCGATCTCCGGCGTGGTGACAGATCGTCCACTCTTTCAGGGTGAAACAGCGAATGTTGGAACAACGCTGATTACTGTCATGGATACATCATCGCTGTTAGCGAAGGTCCATCTGTCGCAGATCGTTGCGCAGCGGTTGAGTCTCGGTGATGAAGCTTCAGTCACCATTCCCGGCGTGGATGAAGCGATTAAAGGAAAGGTAACGCTGATCAGTCCTGCGCTTGATCCTGGCAGTACAACGGTTGAAGTCTGGCTGAAGATTCGGAACGACGCAAACAAGTTCAAAGCGGGCACACCGGTTCGCGTATCCATCATGGGAAGAACAGCGCCAAACGCCGTTAAAGTCCCGTTAGAAGCGGTAATCACTGCGGAAGATGCCGGAAAGTCTGTCTTTACGGTGGGCTCCGATGGAACCGCTCATAAGGTGGCCGTTCAGCTTGGCATCAACGATGGTGAAGATGTGCAGGTTACACAAGGACTAAGCGGCTCAGAGACAGTTATTACGAAAGGTGCTTACGGGCTCAGTGATGGAGCGAAAGTAAAGGTTGGTAAGCCGGGAACAGAGGGAGACGATAAGTAA